One window of the Mycobacterium xenopi genome contains the following:
- a CDS encoding response regulator transcription factor, whose product MASGATQETAPEARVLVVDDEDNIVELLSVSLKFQGFEVHTATNGPAALDRAREVRPDAVILDVMMPGMDGFGVLRRLRADGIDAPALFLTARDSLQDKIAGLTLGGDDYVTKPFSLEEVVARLRVILRRAGKGKTQPRTARLKFADIELDEDTHEVWKAGEPVSLSPTEFTLLRYFVINAGTVLSKPKILDHVWRYDFGGDVNVVESYVSYLRRKIDTGEKRLLHTLRGVGYVLREPR is encoded by the coding sequence ATGGCATCGGGCGCCACACAGGAAACCGCACCGGAAGCACGTGTCCTTGTCGTCGACGATGAGGACAATATCGTCGAACTTCTCTCGGTGAGCCTGAAATTCCAAGGTTTCGAGGTCCATACGGCAACCAACGGGCCGGCGGCGCTGGACCGTGCCCGGGAAGTCCGTCCGGATGCGGTGATCCTCGATGTGATGATGCCGGGGATGGACGGCTTCGGGGTGCTGCGACGGCTGCGCGCTGACGGAATCGACGCTCCAGCACTGTTTTTGACTGCACGCGACTCGCTTCAAGACAAGATCGCGGGTCTGACCCTCGGCGGTGACGACTACGTCACCAAGCCGTTCAGTCTGGAGGAAGTCGTGGCCCGGCTGCGAGTCATCTTGCGACGGGCCGGCAAGGGCAAGACGCAACCGCGAACCGCGCGTCTGAAGTTCGCCGACATCGAACTCGACGAGGACACCCATGAGGTGTGGAAGGCCGGCGAGCCGGTGTCGCTGTCTCCCACGGAGTTCACGCTGCTGCGGTATTTCGTGATCAACGCCGGGACGGTGCTGAGCAAGCCGAAAATTCTCGACCACGTCTGGCGCTACGACTTCGGCGGTGACGTCAACGTCGTCGAGTCCTATGTTTCGTATCTGCGCCGCAAGATCGACACCGGCGAGAAGCGGTTGCTGCACACACTGCGTGGTGTGGGATATGTGCTGCGGGAGCCCCGATAG
- a CDS encoding sensor histidine kinase: MARYHQRGLPLRVGLVAATLVLVACGLAVSGVAVTSILRHSLLNRADQTLLDASRSWVQAPRRISQLPYEGPNADRPPSKFYVRVIGLDGRSWQAINDSHAEPALPANNDVGPDPVTVGSVNGSNVQWRAVSVRGPLGRLITVAFDLSDVQHTLRSLIWLQVGIGAAVLLVLGIAGYAVVHRSLRPLVEVERTAAAIAAGQLDRRVPERDPRTEVGRLSLALNGMLAQIQQAVAASESSAEKARTSEERMRRFITDASHELRTPLTTIRGFAELYRQGAARDVEMLMSRIESESRRMGLLVDDLLLLARLDAQRPLERRRVDLLALASDAVHDAQSIAPKRKIAMEVLDGPGTPEVLGDEARLRQVLSNLVSNALQHTPETADVTVRVGTDGDNAVLEVADKGPGMTQQDALRVFERFYRTDSSRTRSSGGTGLGLSIVDSLVYAHGGKVTVTTAPGEGCCFHVSLPRISDVPAHVAESV; this comes from the coding sequence ATGGCGCGATACCACCAACGAGGGCTGCCGCTGCGGGTCGGCCTGGTGGCCGCCACCTTGGTGCTGGTGGCGTGCGGGCTGGCCGTCTCGGGGGTCGCGGTCACGTCGATCCTGCGGCACAGCCTGCTCAACCGGGCCGACCAGACTCTGCTCGACGCGTCCCGAAGCTGGGTGCAAGCCCCGCGTCGCATCTCGCAGCTGCCCTACGAGGGGCCCAACGCCGACCGGCCGCCGTCGAAGTTTTACGTGCGCGTCATCGGCCTGGACGGCCGCAGCTGGCAGGCCATCAACGACTCCCACGCCGAGCCGGCGCTGCCGGCCAACAACGATGTCGGGCCCGACCCGGTGACGGTCGGATCGGTCAACGGATCCAATGTCCAATGGCGGGCGGTGTCGGTGCGTGGTCCGCTCGGTCGCTTGATCACGGTTGCCTTCGACCTCTCCGACGTCCAGCACACCCTGCGCTCACTGATCTGGCTGCAGGTCGGCATCGGGGCCGCGGTGCTGTTGGTCCTGGGCATCGCGGGCTACGCGGTCGTGCACCGCAGCCTGCGCCCGCTGGTCGAAGTCGAGCGAACCGCCGCGGCGATCGCCGCCGGACAGCTCGACCGCCGTGTCCCCGAGCGTGATCCGCGAACCGAAGTGGGCCGACTTTCGTTGGCGCTCAACGGAATGCTCGCGCAAATCCAGCAGGCGGTGGCAGCGTCGGAATCCTCGGCGGAAAAGGCGCGCACTTCCGAGGAGCGCATGCGACGCTTCATCACCGATGCCAGCCACGAGTTGCGCACCCCGCTGACCACGATTCGAGGGTTCGCCGAGTTGTACCGCCAGGGCGCCGCCCGCGACGTGGAGATGCTGATGTCGCGGATCGAAAGCGAGTCGCGCCGGATGGGCCTGCTGGTCGATGATCTGCTGCTGCTGGCCCGGTTGGACGCGCAACGCCCGCTCGAACGACGCCGGGTTGACCTGCTGGCGCTAGCAAGCGATGCCGTGCACGACGCGCAGTCGATCGCCCCCAAGCGCAAGATCGCCATGGAGGTGCTCGACGGCCCGGGTACCCCCGAGGTGCTCGGTGACGAGGCGCGGCTGCGCCAGGTGCTGAGCAACCTGGTGTCCAATGCCTTGCAGCACACCCCGGAAACCGCCGACGTCACCGTGCGGGTCGGCACCGACGGTGACAACGCGGTTTTGGAAGTCGCCGACAAGGGTCCCGGCATGACTCAGCAGGATGCGCTTCGGGTGTTCGAGCGCTTCTATCGCACCGACTCGTCGCGCACCCGAAGCAGCGGCGGCACCGGCCTGGGGTTATCGATCGTCGATTCGCTGGTGTACGCCCATGGTGGCAAGGTCACCGTGACCACCGCTCCCGGAGAGGGCTGCTGCTTTCATGTCAGCCTTCCGCGTATCAGCGACGTGCCCGCCCATGTGGCGGAATCGGTTTAG
- a CDS encoding HIT family protein: MATVFTKIINRELPGRFVYEEDEIVAFLSIEPMTQGHTLVVPRAEIDQWQDVDHAVFSRVMGVAQLIGKAVCRAFHTQRAGLIIAGLEVPHLHVHVFPTRHLSDFGFAHVDRHPSPQSLDEAQAKIKAALAELV; encoded by the coding sequence ATGGCCACTGTCTTCACCAAGATCATCAACCGCGAATTGCCGGGCCGGTTCGTGTACGAGGAGGACGAGATTGTCGCGTTCCTATCCATCGAGCCGATGACACAAGGGCACACGCTGGTGGTGCCGCGCGCCGAGATCGACCAGTGGCAAGACGTCGACCACGCGGTGTTCAGCCGCGTCATGGGCGTGGCGCAGCTGATCGGCAAGGCGGTGTGTCGGGCATTTCACACACAACGCGCCGGGTTGATCATCGCCGGGCTGGAGGTGCCCCACCTTCACGTCCACGTCTTTCCGACCCGCCATCTCAGCGACTTCGGCTTCGCCCATGTTGATCGCCACCCGTCGCCGCAATCCCTTGACGAAGCCCAGGCCAAGATCAAAGCGGCGCTCGCCGAATTGGTTTGA
- a CDS encoding ketosteroid isomerase family protein: MQQSPALTASQSSWRCVQAHDREGWLALMADDVVIEDPIGDAPTNPGGTGVHGKDGVAAFYDSNIAANQLTITCEETFPSSSPNEIAHILVLRSKFDNGVTSTVRGVFTYRVNDAGLITNMRGYWNLDAMTFGRQE; this comes from the coding sequence ATTCAACAGTCGCCAGCGCTAACTGCCTCGCAGTCGTCGTGGCGGTGCGTGCAGGCCCACGACCGGGAAGGCTGGCTGGCCCTGATGGCCGACGACGTCGTCATCGAAGACCCGATCGGCGACGCGCCCACCAACCCGGGCGGCACCGGTGTGCACGGCAAGGATGGGGTCGCCGCATTCTACGACTCCAACATCGCCGCTAACCAGCTCACCATCACCTGTGAGGAGACATTCCCGTCCAGCTCGCCGAACGAGATCGCGCATATCCTGGTGCTGCGCAGCAAGTTCGACAACGGGGTGACCAGCACCGTGCGCGGAGTGTTCACGTACCGCGTCAACGACGCAGGGCTGATCACCAACATGCGCGGCTACTGGAACCTCGATGCGATGACCTTCGGCAGACAAGAGTGA
- a CDS encoding FAD-dependent oxidoreductase — translation MNAFPHLLQPGRIGGMSVRNRLVMSPMETMYGTPDGLPSPRTRNYFAARAKGGVGLITLGATGIDHRHLETPGSLHLGTDESVGAHRALVEAVHEHGAKIQPQIVHAGPDSLGPDIHGVTSLGPSVIPSYLTGRPSAEITKEQLIKVFDLFKAAVRRAAEAGYDGIELHAAHGYMLLGSFLAPQRNRRTDEYRGNSLRGRIRIVLDVLAAIRSEIGNALPITLRISGYERIAGGRPIYETAQVAPELVAAGVDAFHVSGGVIDRLVTRMVNGADDGSALNVGAAAAVKEVVDVPVIAVGRIHDPELAEQILADGRADFIAMGRPLLADPDLPRKLLAGQAHRVRKCISCENCIDAMELRFSVDCAVNPRTGKESELAAGRTAHPKQVLVIGGGPAGLEAARVAAERGHHVRLVERDAQLGGALRWASILHPENEPFLHYLCAEINRSAVEVHLGQAVSADDVVALDPDVVVVATGAHIAIPAIAGAELPHVRTGPALRELLGGHADSAAPAWQRFSAQLLSGWRQRLVKPAAVRLATRAWMPLGRRVAIIGGDLVAVELAEFLANRGRFVSILESGEDIAPEVGNKRKTEHMDRLDRLGVTVHVCAAIERITKEGVVFTPAGGATRQLSADSVVIAGTPEPDTTLFDTLLATMADTQVHAAGDCNGLGLIRKATEDGARVACAI, via the coding sequence GTGAACGCGTTTCCCCATCTGCTGCAGCCCGGCCGGATCGGCGGGATGTCGGTGCGCAACCGGTTGGTGATGTCGCCGATGGAAACCATGTATGGCACCCCGGACGGGCTGCCGTCGCCGCGCACCCGCAACTATTTCGCTGCCCGCGCCAAGGGCGGCGTGGGCCTGATCACCCTGGGCGCCACCGGAATCGACCATCGCCATCTTGAGACACCTGGGAGTCTGCACCTGGGCACCGACGAGTCTGTCGGCGCGCATCGCGCGCTGGTGGAGGCGGTGCACGAACACGGCGCCAAGATCCAGCCGCAGATCGTGCACGCCGGGCCCGACAGCCTGGGCCCAGACATCCACGGCGTGACATCGCTGGGCCCCTCGGTCATTCCGTCGTATCTCACCGGGCGCCCGTCGGCGGAGATCACCAAAGAGCAGCTCATCAAGGTGTTCGACCTATTCAAGGCAGCGGTGCGCCGCGCCGCCGAGGCCGGATACGACGGCATCGAGCTACACGCCGCCCACGGCTATATGCTGCTGGGGTCTTTCCTTGCCCCGCAGCGCAACCGGCGCACGGACGAGTACCGCGGCAACTCGCTGCGCGGCCGCATCCGCATCGTGCTAGATGTGCTGGCCGCGATCCGCTCGGAGATCGGTAACGCGCTGCCCATCACCCTGCGGATCTCCGGCTATGAGCGGATTGCCGGGGGCCGCCCGATTTACGAAACCGCGCAAGTCGCACCGGAACTCGTCGCGGCGGGTGTGGACGCGTTTCATGTGAGCGGCGGGGTGATCGATCGGCTGGTCACCCGGATGGTCAACGGCGCCGACGACGGCAGCGCGCTCAACGTCGGCGCCGCGGCTGCGGTCAAGGAAGTGGTCGACGTTCCGGTGATCGCCGTCGGGCGCATCCACGACCCGGAACTTGCCGAACAAATCCTGGCCGACGGCCGCGCCGACTTCATCGCCATGGGCCGACCGCTTTTGGCCGACCCCGACCTGCCTCGCAAACTGCTTGCCGGGCAGGCGCACCGGGTGCGCAAATGCATCTCGTGTGAAAACTGCATCGACGCCATGGAACTGCGCTTCTCCGTCGACTGCGCGGTCAACCCACGCACCGGCAAGGAAAGCGAGCTGGCCGCAGGTCGCACCGCGCATCCGAAACAGGTCCTGGTGATCGGCGGCGGCCCAGCCGGCCTGGAAGCCGCTCGGGTGGCCGCCGAACGCGGGCACCACGTCAGGCTCGTCGAACGCGATGCTCAGCTGGGCGGCGCCTTGCGCTGGGCGTCGATTTTGCATCCCGAGAACGAGCCGTTTCTGCACTACCTGTGCGCCGAGATCAACCGAAGTGCAGTGGAAGTTCATCTGGGCCAAGCCGTTTCGGCTGACGACGTCGTCGCCCTGGACCCCGACGTGGTGGTGGTCGCTACCGGCGCCCACATAGCCATCCCCGCAATTGCTGGCGCCGAACTTCCCCATGTACGCACCGGCCCGGCCCTGCGAGAGTTGCTGGGCGGGCATGCCGATTCGGCAGCCCCGGCGTGGCAGCGGTTCAGTGCCCAACTGTTGTCGGGCTGGCGCCAGCGGCTCGTGAAACCCGCCGCGGTGCGGTTGGCCACCCGCGCATGGATGCCGCTGGGTCGGCGCGTCGCCATCATCGGAGGCGACCTGGTCGCAGTCGAGCTCGCCGAGTTTCTGGCCAACCGGGGCCGGTTCGTGTCGATCCTGGAGTCCGGCGAAGACATCGCACCGGAAGTGGGCAACAAGCGGAAGACCGAACATATGGATCGGCTGGATCGGCTCGGTGTCACCGTCCACGTCTGCGCTGCAATAGAACGGATCACAAAAGAGGGCGTGGTGTTCACGCCCGCCGGCGGCGCAACCCGCCAGCTGTCCGCGGACAGTGTCGTCATCGCCGGAACACCCGAACCGGACACGACGCTTTTTGACACGCTGCTGGCCACCATGGCCGATACCCAGGTGCATGCCGCCGGGGACTGCAATGGCCTTGGCTTGATCCGCAAGGCCACCGAGGACGGCGCCCGCGTCGCGTGCGCCATCTAG
- a CDS encoding NDMA-dependent alcohol dehydrogenase, with the protein MKTKGALIWEFNQPWSVEEIEIGDPRKDEVKIQMEAAGMCHSDHHLVTGGIPMAGFPVLGGHEGAGIVTEVGPGVEDFAEGDHVVLSFIPSCGKCQSCQAGMRNLCDLGAGLLNGAAVSDGTFRIQARGQNVYPMTLLGTFSPYMVVHKSSVVKIDPSIPFEVACLVGCGVTTGYGSATRTADIRPGDDVAIVGVGGVGMAALQGAVNAGARYIFAVEPVEWKRDQALKFGATHVYPDVEAALMGIAEVTYGLMAKKVIITVGELRGADIENYMNLTAKGGTCVLTAIGSLLDTEVTLNLAMLTLMQKNLQGTIFGGGNPQYDIPQLLSMYKAGKLNLDDMITRQYRLEQINEGYQDMLDGKNIRGIIRYTDADR; encoded by the coding sequence GTGAAGACAAAAGGTGCGCTGATCTGGGAGTTCAATCAACCGTGGTCGGTCGAGGAAATCGAAATCGGTGACCCGCGCAAAGACGAGGTCAAGATCCAGATGGAGGCTGCGGGCATGTGCCACTCCGACCACCATCTGGTGACCGGTGGCATCCCGATGGCGGGGTTCCCGGTGCTGGGCGGTCACGAGGGTGCGGGCATCGTCACCGAGGTCGGGCCAGGCGTCGAGGACTTCGCCGAGGGTGACCACGTGGTGCTGTCGTTCATCCCGTCGTGCGGCAAATGTCAATCGTGTCAGGCGGGAATGCGTAACCTGTGCGACCTCGGTGCCGGACTGCTCAACGGTGCCGCGGTCTCCGACGGCACGTTCCGCATCCAGGCCCGCGGCCAGAACGTCTACCCGATGACGCTGCTGGGAACGTTCTCGCCGTACATGGTGGTGCACAAGAGCTCGGTGGTGAAGATCGACCCGTCGATCCCGTTCGAGGTCGCCTGCCTGGTGGGCTGCGGGGTCACCACGGGCTACGGCTCGGCGACCCGTACCGCCGACATCAGACCGGGTGACGACGTCGCGATCGTGGGCGTCGGCGGGGTCGGCATGGCGGCGCTGCAAGGAGCGGTCAACGCCGGCGCCCGCTACATCTTCGCGGTCGAGCCAGTGGAGTGGAAGCGCGACCAGGCACTGAAATTCGGTGCCACGCATGTGTATCCCGACGTGGAAGCTGCGTTGATGGGCATCGCTGAGGTGACCTACGGCCTGATGGCCAAGAAAGTGATCATCACCGTGGGCGAGCTGCGCGGTGCTGATATCGAGAACTACATGAACCTCACCGCAAAAGGCGGCACCTGCGTGCTGACCGCGATCGGCAGCTTGCTGGACACCGAGGTGACACTGAACCTCGCGATGTTGACACTGATGCAAAAGAACTTGCAGGGCACCATCTTCGGTGGCGGCAACCCGCAGTATGACATCCCGCAGCTGTTGTCAATGTATAAGGCTGGCAAGCTCAACCTCGACGACATGATCACCCGTCAGTACCGGCTGGAGCAGATCAACGAGGGTTACCAGGACATGCTGGACGGCAAGAACATTCGTGGAATCATCCGTTACACCGACGCCGACAGGTAG
- a CDS encoding cytochrome P450: MVTPAVALPPGFDFTDPDLHAERIPFEEYALLRRSAPVWWNPQPRGVGGFDDDGFWVVSKHRDVRDVSRRSDVFSSGCKGAIPRLEDDISPEEFQATLSVLINKDAPEHTKLRGLVSRLFTPRAIEALRPTLEQRAERIVAAAIEGGRGEFVREVASELPMQAIAELIGVPEEDRVKLFEWSNQMTGYDDADVTVDSRVGAAEILGYSHQLAETRRQKPGNDVVSRLLSATIDGEQLTPEQFGFFVVMLAVAGNETTRNATTMGMMAFLEHPDQWELFKKERPTTAIDEIVRYTSPLICLQRTALTDTVIGGTEVKAGQRVVMLYVSANYDEEVFDHPERFDITRNPNPHLGFGGTGAHYCLGANLARLELEIIFNKIADKMPDISGLGDPARFRSGWINGIKRFHTAYRSGCPVAL, encoded by the coding sequence ATGGTGACCCCGGCCGTAGCATTGCCGCCCGGATTCGACTTCACCGACCCGGATCTGCACGCCGAGCGCATCCCGTTCGAGGAGTACGCGCTGCTGCGCCGCAGCGCGCCGGTGTGGTGGAATCCGCAGCCGCGCGGCGTGGGCGGCTTCGACGACGACGGTTTTTGGGTGGTGTCCAAGCACCGCGACGTCCGCGACGTTTCCCGGCGCTCGGATGTGTTCTCGTCAGGCTGCAAGGGTGCCATCCCGCGACTGGAGGACGACATCAGCCCCGAAGAGTTCCAGGCGACACTGTCGGTGCTGATCAACAAGGACGCTCCGGAGCACACCAAGCTGCGCGGCTTGGTGTCTCGGCTGTTCACTCCCCGGGCGATCGAAGCGCTGCGGCCCACCCTCGAACAGCGCGCCGAGCGCATCGTAGCGGCGGCCATTGAAGGCGGGCGGGGCGAATTCGTCCGCGAGGTCGCCAGTGAACTGCCAATGCAGGCCATCGCCGAACTCATCGGCGTCCCCGAAGAAGACCGGGTCAAGCTATTCGAGTGGAGCAACCAGATGACCGGCTACGACGACGCCGACGTCACCGTCGACTCACGGGTCGGCGCGGCCGAAATCCTGGGCTACTCTCACCAACTCGCCGAAACCCGTCGTCAGAAGCCAGGCAACGACGTGGTTTCGCGGCTGCTGAGCGCCACCATCGACGGCGAGCAGCTCACCCCGGAGCAGTTCGGCTTCTTCGTGGTCATGCTGGCCGTCGCCGGCAACGAGACCACCCGCAACGCCACGACGATGGGGATGATGGCATTTCTGGAACACCCTGACCAATGGGAGCTCTTCAAAAAGGAGCGCCCCACCACTGCCATTGACGAGATCGTCAGATACACATCGCCGCTGATCTGCCTGCAGCGAACCGCGCTGACCGACACCGTCATCGGTGGCACCGAGGTCAAAGCCGGCCAACGCGTGGTGATGCTCTACGTCTCCGCCAATTACGACGAAGAGGTGTTTGACCACCCCGAGAGATTCGACATCACTCGAAATCCCAATCCACACTTGGGTTTTGGTGGCACCGGCGCCCACTACTGCCTCGGCGCCAATCTCGCAAGGCTCGAGTTGGAGATCATTTTCAACAAGATTGCCGACAAGATGCCGGATATCAGCGGCCTTGGTGATCCTGCTAGGTTCCGGTCCGGTTGGATCAACGGTATCAAGCGGTTTCACACCGCCTACCGAAGCGGTTGCCCGGTCGCACTCTAA
- a CDS encoding nuclear transport factor 2 family protein: MAGFPRSELEDVVQRWLDANREAERTGDWRILADFYTHDATYGWNIGPKEDVMCIGIDEIRDIALGQEMEGLQGWRYPYQRVVIDDKIGEVVGFWKQVATDADGTEQEVYGIGGSWFRYAGGGKWNWQRDFFDFGHVQALYMDLIKAGKLSRGMQERIERSMAGEKIPGYYPLGKAPVPLW; the protein is encoded by the coding sequence ATGGCTGGATTTCCCCGCTCGGAGCTCGAAGACGTCGTGCAGCGTTGGCTCGACGCCAACCGGGAGGCCGAAAGAACCGGCGACTGGCGAATTCTCGCCGACTTCTACACCCACGACGCCACGTACGGCTGGAACATCGGTCCCAAGGAAGACGTGATGTGCATTGGGATCGACGAGATCCGCGACATCGCGCTGGGTCAAGAGATGGAGGGCCTGCAAGGCTGGCGCTACCCCTACCAGCGGGTCGTCATCGACGACAAGATAGGGGAAGTAGTCGGATTCTGGAAGCAGGTCGCGACCGACGCGGACGGCACCGAGCAGGAGGTGTACGGCATCGGCGGCAGCTGGTTCCGGTATGCCGGTGGCGGCAAATGGAATTGGCAACGCGACTTCTTCGACTTCGGGCATGTACAGGCGCTGTATATGGATCTGATCAAGGCGGGCAAGCTGTCGAGGGGGATGCAGGAACGCATCGAACGCAGCATGGCCGGCGAAAAGATACCCGGCTACTACCCGCTCGGAAAGGCGCCGGTCCCGCTATGGTGA
- a CDS encoding ferredoxin: protein MGYKVHADLDLCQGHAMCELEAPDYFRVPKRGQVEILDDAPPEEARKQIEQAVWACPTQALSIEETGE from the coding sequence ATGGGTTACAAGGTGCATGCCGACCTGGATCTGTGCCAGGGCCACGCGATGTGTGAGCTGGAGGCACCCGACTATTTCCGGGTGCCCAAACGCGGCCAAGTCGAAATCCTCGACGACGCGCCGCCCGAGGAGGCCCGCAAACAGATCGAGCAAGCCGTGTGGGCCTGTCCCACCCAGGCGCTGTCGATCGAAGAGACAGGAGAGTAG
- a CDS encoding cytochrome P450 → MKEVPRVSGGHEEHGHLEEFRTDPIALMKRVRDECGDVGWFQLAGKQVVLLSGAEANEFFFRASDDDLDQAEAYPFMTPIFGKGVVFDASPERRKEMLHNAALRGEQMKGHATTIEREVRRMIAGWGETGEIDLLDFFAELTIYTSSACLIGRKFRDELDGRFARLYHELERGTDPLAYVDPYLPIESFRRRDEARKGLVALVQAIMNNRIANPPADKSDRDMLDVLITVKDEHGNPRFSADEITGMFISMMFAGHHTSSGTAAWTLIELMRHPDIYAGVIKELDELYADGQPVSFHALRQIPRLENVLKETLRLHPPLIILMRVAKGEFEVEGYPIHEGDLVAASPAVSNRIPEDFPDPDEFVPERYDEPRQEDLINRWTWIPFGAGRHRCVGAAFATMQIKAIFSVLLREYDFEMTQPPESYRNDHSKMVVQLAQPAKVRYRRRNGGR, encoded by the coding sequence CTGAAAGAGGTTCCGCGTGTCTCAGGCGGTCACGAGGAACACGGGCACCTCGAAGAGTTCCGCACCGATCCGATCGCGCTGATGAAACGGGTCCGCGACGAATGCGGTGACGTCGGCTGGTTCCAGTTGGCCGGCAAGCAGGTTGTGTTGTTGTCCGGTGCGGAGGCCAACGAGTTCTTCTTCCGCGCCAGCGACGACGACCTCGACCAGGCCGAGGCGTACCCGTTCATGACACCGATTTTCGGCAAAGGTGTGGTGTTCGACGCCAGCCCCGAGCGGCGCAAGGAGATGCTGCACAACGCGGCGCTGCGCGGCGAGCAGATGAAAGGCCACGCCACCACCATCGAGCGCGAGGTCCGCCGGATGATCGCCGGCTGGGGCGAAACCGGCGAGATCGACCTGTTGGACTTTTTCGCCGAGCTGACCATCTACACCTCGTCGGCCTGCTTGATCGGAAGGAAGTTCCGCGACGAACTCGACGGTCGGTTCGCCCGCCTCTATCACGAGCTGGAGCGCGGCACCGACCCGCTGGCCTATGTCGACCCGTATCTGCCGATCGAAAGCTTCCGCCGGCGCGACGAAGCTCGAAAAGGATTGGTAGCGCTGGTGCAAGCGATCATGAACAACCGGATCGCGAATCCGCCGGCTGACAAAAGCGACCGCGACATGCTCGACGTGTTGATCACGGTCAAAGACGAGCACGGCAATCCCCGCTTTAGCGCCGACGAAATCACCGGCATGTTCATCTCGATGATGTTCGCCGGGCATCACACCAGCTCAGGCACCGCGGCCTGGACGCTGATCGAGCTGATGCGCCACCCCGACATCTACGCCGGCGTAATCAAGGAGCTCGACGAGCTCTACGCCGACGGCCAGCCGGTGAGTTTCCATGCGCTGCGCCAGATTCCGCGGCTGGAGAACGTGCTCAAAGAGACGCTGCGGCTGCACCCGCCACTGATAATCCTGATGCGAGTGGCCAAGGGCGAGTTCGAGGTGGAAGGCTATCCCATCCACGAGGGTGACCTGGTGGCGGCGTCGCCGGCCGTCTCCAACCGGATCCCGGAGGACTTCCCGGACCCTGACGAGTTCGTGCCGGAACGTTACGACGAGCCGCGTCAGGAAGACTTGATCAACCGGTGGACGTGGATTCCGTTCGGCGCCGGCCGGCATCGGTGTGTAGGAGCCGCGTTCGCCACTATGCAGATCAAAGCGATCTTCTCAGTGCTGTTGCGGGAATACGACTTCGAGATGACGCAACCGCCCGAGAGCTACCGCAACGACCACTCCAAGATGGTGGTGCAACTGGCCCAACCGGCCAAGGTGCGCTACCGCCGCCGCAATGGGGGTCGATGA
- a CDS encoding SDR family oxidoreductase → MPRFQPHPARRPAIVAGASSGIGAATAVELAARGFPVALGARRVEKCEEIAGTIHAQGGEAVALYLDVTDPESVKGFVHRATEQLGDIELLVAGAGDTYFGRLHEISTDIFESQVQIHLIGANRLATAVLPGMLERRRGDLIFVGSDVALRQRPHMGAYGAAKAGLVAMVTNLQMELEGTGVRASIVHPGPTKTGMGWSLPPESIGPMLEDWAKWGQARHNYFLRPSDLARAIAFVAETPRGGFITSMEIQPEAPLSDAPAERKQLKYPEES, encoded by the coding sequence ATGCCTCGCTTCCAACCACATCCGGCGCGGCGCCCGGCCATTGTGGCTGGCGCTTCGTCAGGCATCGGGGCGGCCACAGCCGTCGAGCTTGCGGCTCGCGGGTTCCCTGTCGCGCTGGGCGCCCGGCGTGTCGAGAAATGCGAAGAGATCGCCGGCACGATCCACGCGCAGGGTGGCGAGGCGGTCGCGCTCTACCTGGACGTCACAGATCCGGAGTCGGTCAAGGGTTTTGTGCACCGCGCGACCGAGCAACTCGGCGATATCGAGCTGCTCGTCGCTGGTGCCGGAGACACTTACTTCGGCCGGCTGCACGAAATCAGCACCGACATCTTCGAATCCCAGGTGCAGATCCACCTCATCGGCGCCAACAGGTTGGCCACCGCCGTGCTGCCAGGCATGCTGGAACGCCGCCGTGGCGACCTCATCTTCGTCGGATCCGACGTGGCGCTGCGGCAACGACCGCACATGGGCGCCTACGGCGCGGCCAAGGCTGGGCTGGTCGCGATGGTCACCAACCTGCAAATGGAGCTCGAGGGCACCGGTGTGCGCGCCTCGATCGTTCATCCGGGTCCGACCAAGACCGGCATGGGCTGGAGCCTGCCGCCTGAATCGATCGGGCCGATGCTCGAAGACTGGGCCAAGTGGGGACAAGCCCGCCACAACTATTTCCTGCGGCCGTCCGACCTGGCCCGAGCGATCGCGTTCGTCGCCGAAACGCCTCGCGGTGGGTTCATCACGTCGATGGAGATCCAACCCGAGGCGCCGCTGTCGGACGCGCCGGCCGAACGCAAGCAACTGAAGTACCCGGAGGAGTCGTGA